Proteins encoded by one window of Puntigrus tetrazona isolate hp1 chromosome 25, ASM1883169v1, whole genome shotgun sequence:
- the ano5a gene encoding anoctamin-5 isoform X3 has translation MNRGKSNNETLIEMDRTAWSGGEENSGFHSGSDKETLQLENAESVLSVVSECTSAVSVCSSHSSVNVCEQCERENTEPQQHLTSFKGVDKQQQSKDSVYFRDGVRRIDFVLSYIDDKEGEKKQDRRKEFEANLERAGLELEVEDKSESEDGRTYFLKIHVPWEVLTTYADVLKIKVPFKTNDIPEKKGVPMSWLCTPYRLPEHVMQPEPDYFTATFDKSKTDFFLIEDKETFFPPSTRNRIVYYILSRCPYNKEDKDKKGIKRLLNNGTYAAAFPLHDCRYWTRSPDTNCDSERYSLYKYWARFSRFYKEQPLNLIRKYYGEKIGIYFAWLGFYTEMLSYAAVVGLLCFIYGLASFKENVWSQEICNETIGGEIVMCPLCDKKCGYWKLNTTCSSSWQSYLFDNTATVFFAIFMGIWVTLFLEFWKRRQARLEYEWDLVDMEEEQQQMQLRPEYETKCTHRRRNHVTQELEWVLDQTPADKAGRFILCWATVVLWISLIIASIIGVIAYRLAVFAAFASIMKESPTSKLDVVGNLITPQFATSVTASCINFVIIMILNFLYERVAIKITDMEVPKTHVEYENKLTVKMFLFQFVNYYSSCFYVAFFKGKFVGYPGDYAYMFGKWRNEECEPGGCLIELTTQLVIVMVGKQVWGNIQEALVPWLRNWWVSRSARNHPESLYSRWEQDHDLQSFSQLGLFYEYLEMVIQFGFITLFVASFPLAPLLALMNNILEVRVDAWKFTTQFRRPVASKAHSIGAWEEILNMIAVFSVVTNAFIVAFTSDMIPRLVYKYTNHDGAENSMEGYINDSLSVFNISEFKLENSPDKEEIPNWFYDQNITTCRYRDYRYPPGHEKQYTHTMQFWHILAAKLAFIIIMEHVVFVVKFFVAWLIPDVPSDVKARIKRERYLIQEYLHTYELEKLKIQLSHNGPNIEKCTCPATEVTPVKLEVLSDCLT, from the exons ATGAATCGTGGAAAGTCGAACAATGAGACGCTTATTGAAATGGACCGAACTGCTTGGTCCGGCGGCG AAGAAAACAGCGGCTTCCATTCCGGTTCGGATAAGGAGACTCTTCAACTCGAAAACGCCGAG TCCGTGCTGAGTGTCGTGTCCGAATGCACAAGTGCTGTGTCCGTTTGCTCGAGTCACTCTTCGGTGAACGTGTGTGAacagtgtgagagagaaaacactGAACCACAGCAGCACCTCACCAGCTTTAAAGGG GTGGATAAGCAGCAGCAGAGCAAGGACTCTGTGTACTTCAGAGATGGCGTGCGGAGGATAGATTTTGTTCTGTCTTACATCGACGACAAGGAGGGAGAAAAGAAACAG GATCGAAGGAAGGAGTTCGAGGCTAACTTAGAGAGAGCTGGACTCGAGCTGGAGGTGGAAGACAAATCT GAGTCTGAAGACGGGAGGACGTACTTCCTAAAGATCCACGTTCCCTGGGAGGTGCTGACAACATACGCGGACGTTCTGAAAATCAAAGTGCCTTTTAAAACCAACGATattccagaaaaaaaaggagTCCCCATGAGCTGGCTCTGTACGCCCTACCGTCTGCCCGAGCACGTGATGCAGCCTGAGCCCGACTACTTCACGGCCACCTTCGACAAGAGCAAGACTGACTTCTTCCTCATCGAGGACAAAGAGACCTTCTTTCCCCCATCCACGCGGAACAGGATC GTCTATTACATCCTTTCCCGATGTCCGTACAATAAAGAAGACAAGGATAAGAAGGGCATCAAGAGGCTGCTGAACAACGGGACCTACGCAGCTGCCTTCCCTCTGCATGAC TGTAGGTACTGGACCAGGTCTCCTGATACGAACTGTGACAGCGAGCGGTATTCCTTGTATAAATACTGGGCTCGTTTCAGCCGCTTTTACAAGGAGCAGCCGCTCAACCTCATACG GAAGTACTATGGAGAGAAGATCGGCATCTACTTCGCTTGGCTGGGTTTCTACACAGAGATGCTGTCCTATGCCGCAGTTGTTGGTCTGCTCTGTTTCATCTACGGTTTGGCCAGCTTCAAAGAAAACGTCTGGAG TCAAGAGATATGTAATGAAACCATCGGTGGGGAGATCGTCATGTGTCCTCTCTGTGATAAGAAATGTGGCTACTGGAAGCTCAACACAACCTGCAGCTCCTCGTGG CAATCGTATCTGTTCGACAACACAGCGACGGTGTTCTTCGCGATATTCATGGGCATATGGG TCACTCTGTTCCTGGAGTTCTGGAAGCGGCGTCAGGCCCGGCTGGAGTACGAGTGGGATCTGGTGGACATGGAGGAAGAACAGCAACAGATGCAGCTCAGACCCGAATACGAGACCAAGTGCACGCACCGCCGACGTAACCACGTCACACAA GAACTGGAGTGGGTTCTAGACCAGACCCCAGCTGATAAAGCAGGCAGGTTTATCCTGTGCTGGGCCACAGTTGTCTTGTGG ATCTCTCTGATTATCGCCAGTATAATCGGTGTGATTGCGTACCGTCTGGCTGTGTTCGCGGCGTTCGCCAGCATCATGAAGGAAAGCCCCACCAGTAAGCTAGATGTGGTTGGAAACCTGATCACGCCGCAGTTCGCCACATCTGTAACGGCTTCCTGCATCAACTTTGTCATCATCATGATTCTGAACTTCCTGTATGAGCGTGTCGCCATAAAAATCACTGACATGG AGGTTCCCAAAACCCACGTGGAGTACGAGAACAAACTGACGGTGAAGATGTTCCTCTTCCAGTTTGTCAACTACTATTCCTCTTGCTTCTACGTCGCCTTTTTCAAGGGCAAATTTGTGGGCTACCCTGGGGACTACGCTTACATGTTCGGCAAGTGGAGAAATGAAGAG TGCGAGCCGGGCGGCTGTTTGATCGAGTTGACCACTCAGTTGGTGATCGTGATGGTGGGTAAACAGGTGTGGGGGAACATACAGGAAGCTCTCGTCCC CTGGCTACGTAACTGGTGGGTGAGCAGAAGCGCCCGGAATCATCCGGAGAGTCTGTACAGCCGCTGGGAGCAGGATCATGACCTGCAGAGCTTCAGTCAGCTCGGCCTCTTCTACGAGTACCTGGAGATGG TTATCCAGTTTGGCTTCATCACCCTGTTCGTGGCCTCTTTCCCGctggctcctctgctggctctGATGAATAATATCTTGGAAGTGCGAGTGGACGCCTGGAAATTCACCACTCAGTTCCGTCGGCCCGTGGCGTCCAAAGCGCACAGCATCGGCGCATGGGAGGAGATCCTCAACATGATTGCTGTTTTCTCAGTGGTCACCAAT GCTTTCATTGTCGCCTTCACATCTGACATGATCCCTCGTCTGGTGTATAAGTATACAAATCACGACGGTGCTGAAAACTCGATGGAAGGATACATCAACGACAGCCTTTCAGTCTTCAACATCTCAGAGTTCAAACTGGAAAACAGTCCAGACAAAGAAGAAATCCCGAATTGGTTCTATGACCAAAACATCACCACCTGCAG GTACCGTGACTATCGCTACCCTCCAGGACATGAGAAACAGTACACTCACACCATGCAGTTCTGGCACATTCTTGCCGCAAAGTTAGCCTTTATCATCATTATGGAG caTGTGGTGTTCGTGGTGAAGTTCTTCGTGGCGTGGTTGATCCCCGACGTGCCGTCAGACGTGAAAGCCCGTATAAAGCGCGAACGCTACCTCATCCAGGAGTACCTGCATACCTACGAGCTGGAAAAACTCAAAATCCAGCTCAGCCATAACGGCCCGAACATCGAGAAGTGCACGTGTCCCGCCACGGAGGTCACCCCGGTGAAGCTGGAGGTGTTATCGGACTGTCTGACCTAG
- the ano5a gene encoding anoctamin-5 isoform X4, with translation MNRGKSNNETLIEMDRTAWSGGEENSGFHSGSDKETLQLENAESVLSVVSECTSAVSVCSSHSSVNVCEQCERENTEPQQHLTSFKGIWRKRALFLKYRSRVDKQQQSKDSVYFRDGVRRIDFVLSYIDDKEGEKKQDRRKEFEANLERAGLELEVEDKSESEDGRTYFLKIHVPWEVLTTYADVLKIKVPFKTNDIPEKKGVPMSWLCTPYRLPEHVMQPEPDYFTATFDKSKTDFFLIEDKETFFPPSTRNRIVYYILSRCPYNKEDKDKKGIKRLLNNGTYAAAFPLHDCRYWTRSPDTNCDSERYSLYKYWARFSRFYKEQPLNLIRKYYGEKIGIYFAWLGFYTEMLSYAAVVGLLCFIYGLASFKENVWSQEICNETIGGEIVMCPLCDKKCGYWKLNTTCSSSWQSYLFDNTATVFFAIFMGIWVTLFLEFWKRRQARLEYEWDLVDMEEEQQQMQLRPEYETKCTHRRRNHVTQISLIIASIIGVIAYRLAVFAAFASIMKESPTSKLDVVGNLITPQFATSVTASCINFVIIMILNFLYERVAIKITDMEVPKTHVEYENKLTVKMFLFQFVNYYSSCFYVAFFKGKFVGYPGDYAYMFGKWRNEECEPGGCLIELTTQLVIVMVGKQVWGNIQEALVPWLRNWWVSRSARNHPESLYSRWEQDHDLQSFSQLGLFYEYLEMVIQFGFITLFVASFPLAPLLALMNNILEVRVDAWKFTTQFRRPVASKAHSIGAWEEILNMIAVFSVVTNAFIVAFTSDMIPRLVYKYTNHDGAENSMEGYINDSLSVFNISEFKLENSPDKEEIPNWFYDQNITTCRYRDYRYPPGHEKQYTHTMQFWHILAAKLAFIIIMEHVVFVVKFFVAWLIPDVPSDVKARIKRERYLIQEYLHTYELEKLKIQLSHNGPNIEKCTCPATEVTPVKLEVLSDCLT, from the exons ATGAATCGTGGAAAGTCGAACAATGAGACGCTTATTGAAATGGACCGAACTGCTTGGTCCGGCGGCG AAGAAAACAGCGGCTTCCATTCCGGTTCGGATAAGGAGACTCTTCAACTCGAAAACGCCGAG TCCGTGCTGAGTGTCGTGTCCGAATGCACAAGTGCTGTGTCCGTTTGCTCGAGTCACTCTTCGGTGAACGTGTGTGAacagtgtgagagagaaaacactGAACCACAGCAGCACCTCACCAGCTTTAAAGGG ATCTGGAGAAAGAGAGCTTTATTCCTGAAGTACCGCTCCAGG GTGGATAAGCAGCAGCAGAGCAAGGACTCTGTGTACTTCAGAGATGGCGTGCGGAGGATAGATTTTGTTCTGTCTTACATCGACGACAAGGAGGGAGAAAAGAAACAG GATCGAAGGAAGGAGTTCGAGGCTAACTTAGAGAGAGCTGGACTCGAGCTGGAGGTGGAAGACAAATCT GAGTCTGAAGACGGGAGGACGTACTTCCTAAAGATCCACGTTCCCTGGGAGGTGCTGACAACATACGCGGACGTTCTGAAAATCAAAGTGCCTTTTAAAACCAACGATattccagaaaaaaaaggagTCCCCATGAGCTGGCTCTGTACGCCCTACCGTCTGCCCGAGCACGTGATGCAGCCTGAGCCCGACTACTTCACGGCCACCTTCGACAAGAGCAAGACTGACTTCTTCCTCATCGAGGACAAAGAGACCTTCTTTCCCCCATCCACGCGGAACAGGATC GTCTATTACATCCTTTCCCGATGTCCGTACAATAAAGAAGACAAGGATAAGAAGGGCATCAAGAGGCTGCTGAACAACGGGACCTACGCAGCTGCCTTCCCTCTGCATGAC TGTAGGTACTGGACCAGGTCTCCTGATACGAACTGTGACAGCGAGCGGTATTCCTTGTATAAATACTGGGCTCGTTTCAGCCGCTTTTACAAGGAGCAGCCGCTCAACCTCATACG GAAGTACTATGGAGAGAAGATCGGCATCTACTTCGCTTGGCTGGGTTTCTACACAGAGATGCTGTCCTATGCCGCAGTTGTTGGTCTGCTCTGTTTCATCTACGGTTTGGCCAGCTTCAAAGAAAACGTCTGGAG TCAAGAGATATGTAATGAAACCATCGGTGGGGAGATCGTCATGTGTCCTCTCTGTGATAAGAAATGTGGCTACTGGAAGCTCAACACAACCTGCAGCTCCTCGTGG CAATCGTATCTGTTCGACAACACAGCGACGGTGTTCTTCGCGATATTCATGGGCATATGGG TCACTCTGTTCCTGGAGTTCTGGAAGCGGCGTCAGGCCCGGCTGGAGTACGAGTGGGATCTGGTGGACATGGAGGAAGAACAGCAACAGATGCAGCTCAGACCCGAATACGAGACCAAGTGCACGCACCGCCGACGTAACCACGTCACACAA ATCTCTCTGATTATCGCCAGTATAATCGGTGTGATTGCGTACCGTCTGGCTGTGTTCGCGGCGTTCGCCAGCATCATGAAGGAAAGCCCCACCAGTAAGCTAGATGTGGTTGGAAACCTGATCACGCCGCAGTTCGCCACATCTGTAACGGCTTCCTGCATCAACTTTGTCATCATCATGATTCTGAACTTCCTGTATGAGCGTGTCGCCATAAAAATCACTGACATGG AGGTTCCCAAAACCCACGTGGAGTACGAGAACAAACTGACGGTGAAGATGTTCCTCTTCCAGTTTGTCAACTACTATTCCTCTTGCTTCTACGTCGCCTTTTTCAAGGGCAAATTTGTGGGCTACCCTGGGGACTACGCTTACATGTTCGGCAAGTGGAGAAATGAAGAG TGCGAGCCGGGCGGCTGTTTGATCGAGTTGACCACTCAGTTGGTGATCGTGATGGTGGGTAAACAGGTGTGGGGGAACATACAGGAAGCTCTCGTCCC CTGGCTACGTAACTGGTGGGTGAGCAGAAGCGCCCGGAATCATCCGGAGAGTCTGTACAGCCGCTGGGAGCAGGATCATGACCTGCAGAGCTTCAGTCAGCTCGGCCTCTTCTACGAGTACCTGGAGATGG TTATCCAGTTTGGCTTCATCACCCTGTTCGTGGCCTCTTTCCCGctggctcctctgctggctctGATGAATAATATCTTGGAAGTGCGAGTGGACGCCTGGAAATTCACCACTCAGTTCCGTCGGCCCGTGGCGTCCAAAGCGCACAGCATCGGCGCATGGGAGGAGATCCTCAACATGATTGCTGTTTTCTCAGTGGTCACCAAT GCTTTCATTGTCGCCTTCACATCTGACATGATCCCTCGTCTGGTGTATAAGTATACAAATCACGACGGTGCTGAAAACTCGATGGAAGGATACATCAACGACAGCCTTTCAGTCTTCAACATCTCAGAGTTCAAACTGGAAAACAGTCCAGACAAAGAAGAAATCCCGAATTGGTTCTATGACCAAAACATCACCACCTGCAG GTACCGTGACTATCGCTACCCTCCAGGACATGAGAAACAGTACACTCACACCATGCAGTTCTGGCACATTCTTGCCGCAAAGTTAGCCTTTATCATCATTATGGAG caTGTGGTGTTCGTGGTGAAGTTCTTCGTGGCGTGGTTGATCCCCGACGTGCCGTCAGACGTGAAAGCCCGTATAAAGCGCGAACGCTACCTCATCCAGGAGTACCTGCATACCTACGAGCTGGAAAAACTCAAAATCCAGCTCAGCCATAACGGCCCGAACATCGAGAAGTGCACGTGTCCCGCCACGGAGGTCACCCCGGTGAAGCTGGAGGTGTTATCGGACTGTCTGACCTAG
- the ano5a gene encoding anoctamin-5 isoform X6, with translation MNRGKSNNETLIEMDRTAWSGGEENSGFHSGSDKETLQLENAEVDKQQQSKDSVYFRDGVRRIDFVLSYIDDKEGEKKQDRRKEFEANLERAGLELEVEDKSESEDGRTYFLKIHVPWEVLTTYADVLKIKVPFKTNDIPEKKGVPMSWLCTPYRLPEHVMQPEPDYFTATFDKSKTDFFLIEDKETFFPPSTRNRIVYYILSRCPYNKEDKDKKGIKRLLNNGTYAAAFPLHDCRYWTRSPDTNCDSERYSLYKYWARFSRFYKEQPLNLIRKYYGEKIGIYFAWLGFYTEMLSYAAVVGLLCFIYGLASFKENVWSQEICNETIGGEIVMCPLCDKKCGYWKLNTTCSSSWQSYLFDNTATVFFAIFMGIWVTLFLEFWKRRQARLEYEWDLVDMEEEQQQMQLRPEYETKCTHRRRNHVTQEMEPYLPLTSKCARSILSGATVLFWISLIIASIIGVIAYRLAVFAAFASIMKESPTSKLDVVGNLITPQFATSVTASCINFVIIMILNFLYERVAIKITDMEVPKTHVEYENKLTVKMFLFQFVNYYSSCFYVAFFKGKFVGYPGDYAYMFGKWRNEECEPGGCLIELTTQLVIVMVGKQVWGNIQEALVPWLRNWWVSRSARNHPESLYSRWEQDHDLQSFSQLGLFYEYLEMVIQFGFITLFVASFPLAPLLALMNNILEVRVDAWKFTTQFRRPVASKAHSIGAWEEILNMIAVFSVVTNAFIVAFTSDMIPRLVYKYTNHDGAENSMEGYINDSLSVFNISEFKLENSPDKEEIPNWFYDQNITTCRYRDYRYPPGHEKQYTHTMQFWHILAAKLAFIIIMEHVVFVVKFFVAWLIPDVPSDVKARIKRERYLIQEYLHTYELEKLKIQLSHNGPNIEKCTCPATEVTPVKLEVLSDCLT, from the exons ATGAATCGTGGAAAGTCGAACAATGAGACGCTTATTGAAATGGACCGAACTGCTTGGTCCGGCGGCG AAGAAAACAGCGGCTTCCATTCCGGTTCGGATAAGGAGACTCTTCAACTCGAAAACGCCGAG GTGGATAAGCAGCAGCAGAGCAAGGACTCTGTGTACTTCAGAGATGGCGTGCGGAGGATAGATTTTGTTCTGTCTTACATCGACGACAAGGAGGGAGAAAAGAAACAG GATCGAAGGAAGGAGTTCGAGGCTAACTTAGAGAGAGCTGGACTCGAGCTGGAGGTGGAAGACAAATCT GAGTCTGAAGACGGGAGGACGTACTTCCTAAAGATCCACGTTCCCTGGGAGGTGCTGACAACATACGCGGACGTTCTGAAAATCAAAGTGCCTTTTAAAACCAACGATattccagaaaaaaaaggagTCCCCATGAGCTGGCTCTGTACGCCCTACCGTCTGCCCGAGCACGTGATGCAGCCTGAGCCCGACTACTTCACGGCCACCTTCGACAAGAGCAAGACTGACTTCTTCCTCATCGAGGACAAAGAGACCTTCTTTCCCCCATCCACGCGGAACAGGATC GTCTATTACATCCTTTCCCGATGTCCGTACAATAAAGAAGACAAGGATAAGAAGGGCATCAAGAGGCTGCTGAACAACGGGACCTACGCAGCTGCCTTCCCTCTGCATGAC TGTAGGTACTGGACCAGGTCTCCTGATACGAACTGTGACAGCGAGCGGTATTCCTTGTATAAATACTGGGCTCGTTTCAGCCGCTTTTACAAGGAGCAGCCGCTCAACCTCATACG GAAGTACTATGGAGAGAAGATCGGCATCTACTTCGCTTGGCTGGGTTTCTACACAGAGATGCTGTCCTATGCCGCAGTTGTTGGTCTGCTCTGTTTCATCTACGGTTTGGCCAGCTTCAAAGAAAACGTCTGGAG TCAAGAGATATGTAATGAAACCATCGGTGGGGAGATCGTCATGTGTCCTCTCTGTGATAAGAAATGTGGCTACTGGAAGCTCAACACAACCTGCAGCTCCTCGTGG CAATCGTATCTGTTCGACAACACAGCGACGGTGTTCTTCGCGATATTCATGGGCATATGGG TCACTCTGTTCCTGGAGTTCTGGAAGCGGCGTCAGGCCCGGCTGGAGTACGAGTGGGATCTGGTGGACATGGAGGAAGAACAGCAACAGATGCAGCTCAGACCCGAATACGAGACCAAGTGCACGCACCGCCGACGTAACCACGTCACACAA GAGATGGAGCCTTATTTACCTCTAACAAGCAAGTGTGCTCGTTCAATACTGTCCGGGGCCACCGTCCTCTTCTGG ATCTCTCTGATTATCGCCAGTATAATCGGTGTGATTGCGTACCGTCTGGCTGTGTTCGCGGCGTTCGCCAGCATCATGAAGGAAAGCCCCACCAGTAAGCTAGATGTGGTTGGAAACCTGATCACGCCGCAGTTCGCCACATCTGTAACGGCTTCCTGCATCAACTTTGTCATCATCATGATTCTGAACTTCCTGTATGAGCGTGTCGCCATAAAAATCACTGACATGG AGGTTCCCAAAACCCACGTGGAGTACGAGAACAAACTGACGGTGAAGATGTTCCTCTTCCAGTTTGTCAACTACTATTCCTCTTGCTTCTACGTCGCCTTTTTCAAGGGCAAATTTGTGGGCTACCCTGGGGACTACGCTTACATGTTCGGCAAGTGGAGAAATGAAGAG TGCGAGCCGGGCGGCTGTTTGATCGAGTTGACCACTCAGTTGGTGATCGTGATGGTGGGTAAACAGGTGTGGGGGAACATACAGGAAGCTCTCGTCCC CTGGCTACGTAACTGGTGGGTGAGCAGAAGCGCCCGGAATCATCCGGAGAGTCTGTACAGCCGCTGGGAGCAGGATCATGACCTGCAGAGCTTCAGTCAGCTCGGCCTCTTCTACGAGTACCTGGAGATGG TTATCCAGTTTGGCTTCATCACCCTGTTCGTGGCCTCTTTCCCGctggctcctctgctggctctGATGAATAATATCTTGGAAGTGCGAGTGGACGCCTGGAAATTCACCACTCAGTTCCGTCGGCCCGTGGCGTCCAAAGCGCACAGCATCGGCGCATGGGAGGAGATCCTCAACATGATTGCTGTTTTCTCAGTGGTCACCAAT GCTTTCATTGTCGCCTTCACATCTGACATGATCCCTCGTCTGGTGTATAAGTATACAAATCACGACGGTGCTGAAAACTCGATGGAAGGATACATCAACGACAGCCTTTCAGTCTTCAACATCTCAGAGTTCAAACTGGAAAACAGTCCAGACAAAGAAGAAATCCCGAATTGGTTCTATGACCAAAACATCACCACCTGCAG GTACCGTGACTATCGCTACCCTCCAGGACATGAGAAACAGTACACTCACACCATGCAGTTCTGGCACATTCTTGCCGCAAAGTTAGCCTTTATCATCATTATGGAG caTGTGGTGTTCGTGGTGAAGTTCTTCGTGGCGTGGTTGATCCCCGACGTGCCGTCAGACGTGAAAGCCCGTATAAAGCGCGAACGCTACCTCATCCAGGAGTACCTGCATACCTACGAGCTGGAAAAACTCAAAATCCAGCTCAGCCATAACGGCCCGAACATCGAGAAGTGCACGTGTCCCGCCACGGAGGTCACCCCGGTGAAGCTGGAGGTGTTATCGGACTGTCTGACCTAG
- the ano5a gene encoding anoctamin-5 isoform X5: MNRGKSNNETLIEMDRTAWSGGEENSGFHSGSDKETLQLENAEVDKQQQSKDSVYFRDGVRRIDFVLSYIDDKEGEKKQDRRKEFEANLERAGLELEVEDKSESEDGRTYFLKIHVPWEVLTTYADVLKIKVPFKTNDIPEKKGVPMSWLCTPYRLPEHVMQPEPDYFTATFDKSKTDFFLIEDKETFFPPSTRNRIVYYILSRCPYNKEDKDKKGIKRLLNNGTYAAAFPLHDCRYWTRSPDTNCDSERYSLYKYWARFSRFYKEQPLNLIRKYYGEKIGIYFAWLGFYTEMLSYAAVVGLLCFIYGLASFKENVWSQEICNETIGGEIVMCPLCDKKCGYWKLNTTCSSSWQSYLFDNTATVFFAIFMGIWVTLFLEFWKRRQARLEYEWDLVDMEEEQQQMQLRPEYETKCTHRRRNHVTQELEWVLDQTPADKAGRFILCWATVVLWISLIIASIIGVIAYRLAVFAAFASIMKESPTSKLDVVGNLITPQFATSVTASCINFVIIMILNFLYERVAIKITDMEVPKTHVEYENKLTVKMFLFQFVNYYSSCFYVAFFKGKFVGYPGDYAYMFGKWRNEECEPGGCLIELTTQLVIVMVGKQVWGNIQEALVPWLRNWWVSRSARNHPESLYSRWEQDHDLQSFSQLGLFYEYLEMVIQFGFITLFVASFPLAPLLALMNNILEVRVDAWKFTTQFRRPVASKAHSIGAWEEILNMIAVFSVVTNAFIVAFTSDMIPRLVYKYTNHDGAENSMEGYINDSLSVFNISEFKLENSPDKEEIPNWFYDQNITTCRYRDYRYPPGHEKQYTHTMQFWHILAAKLAFIIIMEHVVFVVKFFVAWLIPDVPSDVKARIKRERYLIQEYLHTYELEKLKIQLSHNGPNIEKCTCPATEVTPVKLEVLSDCLT; encoded by the exons ATGAATCGTGGAAAGTCGAACAATGAGACGCTTATTGAAATGGACCGAACTGCTTGGTCCGGCGGCG AAGAAAACAGCGGCTTCCATTCCGGTTCGGATAAGGAGACTCTTCAACTCGAAAACGCCGAG GTGGATAAGCAGCAGCAGAGCAAGGACTCTGTGTACTTCAGAGATGGCGTGCGGAGGATAGATTTTGTTCTGTCTTACATCGACGACAAGGAGGGAGAAAAGAAACAG GATCGAAGGAAGGAGTTCGAGGCTAACTTAGAGAGAGCTGGACTCGAGCTGGAGGTGGAAGACAAATCT GAGTCTGAAGACGGGAGGACGTACTTCCTAAAGATCCACGTTCCCTGGGAGGTGCTGACAACATACGCGGACGTTCTGAAAATCAAAGTGCCTTTTAAAACCAACGATattccagaaaaaaaaggagTCCCCATGAGCTGGCTCTGTACGCCCTACCGTCTGCCCGAGCACGTGATGCAGCCTGAGCCCGACTACTTCACGGCCACCTTCGACAAGAGCAAGACTGACTTCTTCCTCATCGAGGACAAAGAGACCTTCTTTCCCCCATCCACGCGGAACAGGATC GTCTATTACATCCTTTCCCGATGTCCGTACAATAAAGAAGACAAGGATAAGAAGGGCATCAAGAGGCTGCTGAACAACGGGACCTACGCAGCTGCCTTCCCTCTGCATGAC TGTAGGTACTGGACCAGGTCTCCTGATACGAACTGTGACAGCGAGCGGTATTCCTTGTATAAATACTGGGCTCGTTTCAGCCGCTTTTACAAGGAGCAGCCGCTCAACCTCATACG GAAGTACTATGGAGAGAAGATCGGCATCTACTTCGCTTGGCTGGGTTTCTACACAGAGATGCTGTCCTATGCCGCAGTTGTTGGTCTGCTCTGTTTCATCTACGGTTTGGCCAGCTTCAAAGAAAACGTCTGGAG TCAAGAGATATGTAATGAAACCATCGGTGGGGAGATCGTCATGTGTCCTCTCTGTGATAAGAAATGTGGCTACTGGAAGCTCAACACAACCTGCAGCTCCTCGTGG CAATCGTATCTGTTCGACAACACAGCGACGGTGTTCTTCGCGATATTCATGGGCATATGGG TCACTCTGTTCCTGGAGTTCTGGAAGCGGCGTCAGGCCCGGCTGGAGTACGAGTGGGATCTGGTGGACATGGAGGAAGAACAGCAACAGATGCAGCTCAGACCCGAATACGAGACCAAGTGCACGCACCGCCGACGTAACCACGTCACACAA GAACTGGAGTGGGTTCTAGACCAGACCCCAGCTGATAAAGCAGGCAGGTTTATCCTGTGCTGGGCCACAGTTGTCTTGTGG ATCTCTCTGATTATCGCCAGTATAATCGGTGTGATTGCGTACCGTCTGGCTGTGTTCGCGGCGTTCGCCAGCATCATGAAGGAAAGCCCCACCAGTAAGCTAGATGTGGTTGGAAACCTGATCACGCCGCAGTTCGCCACATCTGTAACGGCTTCCTGCATCAACTTTGTCATCATCATGATTCTGAACTTCCTGTATGAGCGTGTCGCCATAAAAATCACTGACATGG AGGTTCCCAAAACCCACGTGGAGTACGAGAACAAACTGACGGTGAAGATGTTCCTCTTCCAGTTTGTCAACTACTATTCCTCTTGCTTCTACGTCGCCTTTTTCAAGGGCAAATTTGTGGGCTACCCTGGGGACTACGCTTACATGTTCGGCAAGTGGAGAAATGAAGAG TGCGAGCCGGGCGGCTGTTTGATCGAGTTGACCACTCAGTTGGTGATCGTGATGGTGGGTAAACAGGTGTGGGGGAACATACAGGAAGCTCTCGTCCC CTGGCTACGTAACTGGTGGGTGAGCAGAAGCGCCCGGAATCATCCGGAGAGTCTGTACAGCCGCTGGGAGCAGGATCATGACCTGCAGAGCTTCAGTCAGCTCGGCCTCTTCTACGAGTACCTGGAGATGG TTATCCAGTTTGGCTTCATCACCCTGTTCGTGGCCTCTTTCCCGctggctcctctgctggctctGATGAATAATATCTTGGAAGTGCGAGTGGACGCCTGGAAATTCACCACTCAGTTCCGTCGGCCCGTGGCGTCCAAAGCGCACAGCATCGGCGCATGGGAGGAGATCCTCAACATGATTGCTGTTTTCTCAGTGGTCACCAAT GCTTTCATTGTCGCCTTCACATCTGACATGATCCCTCGTCTGGTGTATAAGTATACAAATCACGACGGTGCTGAAAACTCGATGGAAGGATACATCAACGACAGCCTTTCAGTCTTCAACATCTCAGAGTTCAAACTGGAAAACAGTCCAGACAAAGAAGAAATCCCGAATTGGTTCTATGACCAAAACATCACCACCTGCAG GTACCGTGACTATCGCTACCCTCCAGGACATGAGAAACAGTACACTCACACCATGCAGTTCTGGCACATTCTTGCCGCAAAGTTAGCCTTTATCATCATTATGGAG caTGTGGTGTTCGTGGTGAAGTTCTTCGTGGCGTGGTTGATCCCCGACGTGCCGTCAGACGTGAAAGCCCGTATAAAGCGCGAACGCTACCTCATCCAGGAGTACCTGCATACCTACGAGCTGGAAAAACTCAAAATCCAGCTCAGCCATAACGGCCCGAACATCGAGAAGTGCACGTGTCCCGCCACGGAGGTCACCCCGGTGAAGCTGGAGGTGTTATCGGACTGTCTGACCTAG